The following nucleotide sequence is from Anolis sagrei isolate rAnoSag1 chromosome 11, rAnoSag1.mat, whole genome shotgun sequence.
GACTGAGACACCGAAGAGCAGCTCATGATTAAATCTACAGGGGTTGCAGAAAAGACTgtaagagagagctgttcagcagtggaactccctgctccaggcttttcaacagaggctggatggccatcagccaggggtgctttgaacgtgattttcctgcttcttggcagaatggaattggactggatggcccacgcggTCTCTtccaagactacaactcccagaatcctcaaaATAGCGTAGTGTAGTCTCAGTTAACTCAAGgacccaatcatcatcatcatcatcatcacaatcatcatcataggcCAGTGTATTCTTGGTTGACTCAagaacccattattattattattagtagtagtagtagtagtagtagtagtagtaatagactAGTGCATTCTAAATTAACTAAATGACCCAAtaccaatactactactactactactaccaacaacaacaacaacaacaacaacaacaacaacaacaacaggccagTGTATTCTTGGTTAACTCaagaacccaataataataataataataataataataataataataatagaccagtgcactctcaattaactcaaggacccaatactaatactaatagtaatacaagtactaataattataataggcGGGTGGGttcttggttattattattattattattattaataataataataataatagaccagtGCACTATAAATTAACTCAAGGACCCAAtactaatactattactactactactactactactaataataataataataataataatagaccagtGCACTCTCCATTAATTCAAGGAcccaatactaatactaatactactacaaataataataataggccagtGTGTTCTTGGTTAACTCAAGaacccattaataataataataataataataataataataataatagaccagtgcactctcaattaactcaaggacccaatactactactactactaataataataataataataatagtccagtGTGTTCTTGGTTAACTCAAgaacacattaataataataataataataataatagaccagtGCACTCTCAATTAATTCAAGGACccaatactactactattagtgctactaatagtaataataggccAGTGTATTCTTGGTTAACTCAAGaacccattaataataataataataataataataataataataatagaccagtGCACTCTCAATTAACTCAAGGACCCAATACTACTActtctagtaataataataataataataataataataataataataggccagtGTATTCTTGGTTAACTCAAGAAcccattaataataatgataataatgataataatagaccagttcactctcaattaactcaaggacccaatactaatactaatactaataataataataagccagtgtATTCTTGGTTAACTCAAgaacacattaataataataataataataataataataatggactagtgcactctcaattaactcaaggacccaatactactactaatagtagtagtagtagtagtaggccAGTGTATTCTTGGTTAACTCAACCAAGAGTTAACTCAAGaacccactaataataataatggaccagTGTGCTCTTTGTTATCACAAGGACTggtttataatgataataataatactaataataaaaaggATGCTTTGCCCACAACTTACATATTGATGTCATTGATGCCCAGTTTGCTGTTGAAGTGCTTCCCGACGTCACATCCGAACCAAACTGcctaaagagagagaaggagggtccCGAATTCAAGACCCCCAAAGGTTGCGAGAGAACCAGGGAATGGAGAAGAAGAGCAAGCAAAAAGGTCAAACCTCTCCGTCACGAATGGATGCTGCCGCCACTCTCTTGAGCAGGTCGATGGGCTGGTTGTTGTAGAGGGTCTTCCTCCCACCAACCATGTTCCCCAAATACTCCACCGTGTAGAGACGGTTGTACTCGTTCTTGGGCCGAGGGTCGTTCACCAGGCAGACCTGTGCGTCAACAAAGGAGAAAGGCTATATTGGAAAGAGATATTGCTCTCCACTTTGGACTGCATCGACGTCCCAGTGGCTTATTGTTGCGGGCTTTGAGTTATGGCCATGGCCGACCTTGCTCTCCATGTCAAAGAGGGGCTTGACGTGCTCCTTATAGAAGTCCAGAGGGGAGATGGGGCCGATTTTGTGGTAATTCTTCTCTTTGTCGTAATACTCCCAAGTGAACGTCTTTGGGGGGCTGCCCAGGCAGATGGTGACCACTCTGAAGAcctggaaggaggaaagaaaacacCAAGTTCTGGCCTTCAACTGGTCATGACTCTATTCATTTTTGTGTTACGTTAAAACATTCTAGCATGGCGTGGATTTATTGCTCTTTTTACTTCCTATCAATTGGATTTGCCTTATTACTGTGGATTTCTTTTAGTGCTTTGGCCTTTactaccttcaataaactgcttgctattttaactcaactgtgtggtgttgggAGTCAGAGggaatcctgctctggagtacgacAGTATAGACAAGCCAGTGTTCCAGTTTCCTTTGCTCCTGTTCCTCGTCTCTCTTCCTTTTTAATGAGagatcatacaatcctagagttggaagagacctcatgggccatccagtccaaccccctgccaagaagaaggaaaattgcagtcgggggtgctttaaatgcaattttcctgcttcttggcaggtggctggactggatggcccatgaggtctcttccaactctagtattctatgatcTCTCATTAAGTGCTGTTGTACTCCAGAGTActccatcaccactcaagcagggagctttgagatggttgaacagaagctctccgaagctctaggtgctcttactgcctattatagggaaaaccaactgattcctaatccatctaaaacacagacatgtgcctttcaccttaagaacagacaagcatcccgagctctgaggattattccctgggaaggaatcccacgggagcattgcagcgcacccaaatacctgggagtcactctggaccgtgctctgacctacaaaaagccctgcctgaacatcaagcaaaaagtgggtgctagaaacaatatcatacgaaagctgactggcacaacctggggatcacaaccagacacagtgaagacatctgcccttgcgctatgctactctgctgctgagtatgcatgcccagtgtggaacacatctcaccacgctaaaacagtggatgtggctcttaatgagacatgccgcattatcacagggtgtctgcgccctacaccactggagaaattacactgcttagccggtattgcaccacctgacatccgccgggaagtggcagccaatagtgaaaggaccaaggcagagacatctccagctcatcccctgtttgggtatcagccagcacgtcaatgattaaatcaagacatagttttcttagatctacagagacactcgctgttacacctcagcaagcgagagtccaaaagtggcaggcccaaacgcagcacctcaatccatgggtgataccaaatgagagactcccccctgggcacacagaagactgggtgacttggaaggcgctgaacagactgcactctggcaccacgagatgcagagccaatcttaagaaatgggctacggggtggaatccacggcatgcgagtgcggggaagaagagcaaaccactgaccacctgctgcaatgcgccctgagccctgccacatgcaccatggaggaccttcttgcggcaacaccagaggcactccaaggggccagctactggtcaaaggacatttaatcaactaccaagtttgcaaaatctgtgtttttgtttttttaaaaatctgtgtgtttgttttgttctgttagaaatataatacaatggtatggttgctgatgacacgataaataaaaataataataactccagAGCAGGATTCCCTCTGACTCCcgacaccacacagttgagttaaaatagcaagcagtttattgaagatagtaAAAGCCAAAGCAGTAAAAGTAATCCACAATAAAATGGCAAACCCAATTGATAAGAAGTTAAAAGAGCAATAAATCCACAGAGAAACAGCTCCAAGAAAGTCCATTAAACCAGGGTCTTGATTTCAaagacaaaaacaacagcaaaggcacttaaacaAGAATCAAGCAAAGACCAAGGCCGAGGAACATGGCATGGAGAACTATTTGTGtatccaacattgcttcgtctgaagCTAGACTCCCTACTTGGCACTGTATAtctactttgtttcccaaacagctaggAGTGGATTTGTCCTTAGTTTTGGTTTCTCTACTTGCTTCTGCTCTAATCTGGTTGAGCACCTTAGTTTCTGATTTGTTTGTCTCTGCTGGCTAAaaggcttcattaaaatctgcCCCTCGAGATAACTGATCCTGGACAGCAGCtcaggctcaagaccttgaggATCGCTTTGCAGCAACACAAGCCTGTCTAAGCCATCAACTGAACTGCATTCAGGCCCCACATTCCTATAACTAGGCCCAGGAAACAGACTATCATCCCCATTTCCTTCGGGAACACCTTCATGAACAGCAcccccattcccatcagaggaatcaacttgaacatgaacaacattgtcattcccatcatgcaaagcaacctgatcattagacacaatcacaggctgacatacaacatatactgTTATGTACTGAATGAGGCAAAATGGCACTGAAAGCTAagtttagcgtggtgagatgtgttccacattgagCATGCTGATTtagcatcaagaaaaccaaagtgctcttccagcagtcaccggacaatccccctccaatgccagagatacagcttaatggtgtgacattagaaaacgttgaccgtttctgctcccttggcagccacctctccaccaaagtcagcattgacactgaaatacaacatcgcctgagctctgcaagtgcagcatttttccgaatgaagcagagagagtttgaggaaagaaaggagattccatctgaacatcaggaagaacttcctgattgtgagagccgttcagcagtggaactctctgccccggagtgtagtggaggctccttctttggaagcttttaaatagaggctggatggccatccgtcaggggtgatttgaatgcaatattcctgcttcttggcagggggttggactggatggcccaggaggtctcttccaactctttgattctatgaggaccGGAACATACTaacgtgcttgtttataaagctattgtcttcccaaccctgctatacgcctgcgagacgtggactgtctacagatgtcacatgcaactcctggaatgattccatcagcgctgcctccggaaaatcctgcaaatctcttgggaaatcaagcggacaaatgtcagcgtgctggaagaagcaaagaccaccagcattgaagtgatggtcctccaccatcaactccgctggagttGATGGTTATCCAGGTGCCTGACCACCGTTGTCCAAAGCAGTtgccctactccaaactcaagaacaggaaacataatattggtggacaggaaaagatatttaaagatgcgctcaaagccaaccttaaaaactctggcatagacactgggaagccctggtccttgaccgctccagctggaggtcagctgtcaccagcagtgctgtagaatttgaagaggcacgaatggagggcaaaagagagaaacgtgccaagaggaaggcgggtcaagccaaccttgatcgagaccgccttccacctggaaaccgatgccctcactgtggaagaagatgcagatcaagaatagggctccacagtcacctacggacccaccctggagaattaccctcagacaacgagggatcgcctatgtaagtaagtacattatattatattctggccaccacaattgaagagagatattgacaagctggtgagatgtgttccacactgggcatgcatactcagcagcagagtagcaaagcacaagggccgatgtcttcactgtgtctggttgtgatccccaggttgtgctggTCCGCtctcgtatgatattgtttctagcgtccacttttgcttgatagtcaaacagtgcttcttgtaggtcagagaacagtccagaaGTAACGGATACAGGATTTTCTCACCCCAAGAGGCCAGGCGAATGGGCACATGTGCAGTAGCAAGGGACGGGGGCATCCTTGCTGAACTGATTAGATCAAACTGTACACAAACTGTGTTTTAGTGTACATTGGACGGACAGAGGACGAACGTGTACTTCCAATAAATAATACATAGCAGCGAATGAGCTGGACGGTCCAAGTCAGCAAAGCATGGAGTGCTCGCTCGCTTGCCTCTGGGACCAGATCGTTCCCCAAGATTACATGGAAGGAGAGAATAGGCAAGAGGCTCGGCATGCAAAAACCAATGGTGCAAAAACGCCAAGCCATTTGCATTGCCTTTGCTGCCCCCTGGCGTGGCATCCCGGTTCACACATCTGGTCAACACAAGACCAGGAAATCCCACCACGAGAAAGAGAACTCCCAAAACTAAAAATACCCCAAAATGATTATTTCAGCACTGCTTGATAGTCAACAAAGGCATGGCAACTAAATATTCTCGATGCGCAGGAGGACACAGATACCTCTCAACAACAGTATGTAGCTCACCCTCCATGGACACTAAAAGTTTCACGCCATGTACTCTATTTATTgagtaaaccgctgagctgctgaacttgctgaccaaaaggtcgccggTCCGAATCTgaagagcggggtgagctcccactgttagccccagcttctgccaacctagcagttccaaaacatgcaaatgggagtagatcaatagggacggtaacggcactccatgcagtccacatgaccttggaggtgtctacggacaacggcagctcttatgcttagatatggagatgagcaccagagtcccagagtccgactcgactggacttaatgtcagcggaacACCTTTActttgggagcccccagtggcgcagcagattaaactgctgagctgctgaacttgctgaccaaaagatcaccaGTTCGAATCTGAAgagcgggggtgagctcccactgttagccccagcttctgccaacctagcagttccaaaacatgctaatgggagtagatcaatagggacggtaacggcactccatgcagtccacatgaccttggaggtgtctacggacaacggcagctcttatgcttagatatggagatgagcaccagagtcgcagagttggactcgactggacttaatgtcagtggaacaCCTTTAgcttgggagcccccagtggcgcagcagattaaactgccgaactgctgaacttgctgaccaaaaggtcgctggTTTGAATCtgaagagcagggtgagctcccactgttagccccagcttctgccaacctagcaattccaaaacatgcaaatgggaatagatcaatagggatggtaatggcactccatgcagtcatgccagttgccacatgaccttggaggcgtctaaggacaacgccggctcttcagcttagaatccggggagcggggtgagctcccgctgttagccccagctcctgccaacctagcagttagaaatggagatgagcaccagagccccagagttggactcaactggacttaatgtcagcggaacACCTTTAgcttgggagcccccagtggtgcagcagattaaactgctgagctgctgaacttgctgaccaaaaggtcacaggttggattccggggagcagggtgagctcccactgttaggcccagcgtctgacaaacctagcagttccaaaacatgcaaatgtgagtagatcaataggtactgtttcggtgggaaggtaacaacgctctcttgctccatctacactgctatatgaaatccaaattatctgttttcaactggattatcggCCAGACAGCAAGTtatttaacctcaacagactgaaagccaaagccaaggtcacaacaacatcagttatagaattccaatatgccgatgataacatagtctgttaggcccagcttctgccaacctagcagttccaaaacatgcaaatgtgagtagatcaatagggaaggtaagggcgctccatgcagtcatgctggccacatgactttggaggtgtctatggacaatgccggctcttgggcttagaaatggaaatgagcacgagtcggacacaactggacttaacgtcaggggaaaacctttaccgacCTTTGACCTACACTATTTATGACGGTTTCACTAAACCTACACCTCACCTCTTCGATCATGGCGTCCTTGGCCGCACAGAGCTCATCCTCGTTGCATCCGGTCTCCACCATGTTGCGTAGCCGGTGGCAATACTCCCGCATCTGTTTGGAAAAATAGAGAAGTTCAGAGTTATTCTAAagagcgtgctggaagaagcaaagaccgccagcattgaagcgatgctcctccaccaaacccttctactgttttctgttggtcttggaagtcctgtgtgccaagcttgattcaattccatcgttggtggagttcagaatgctttgtgattgtagctgaactataaatcccagcaactacaactcccaaatgtcaagtattgagtgatggtcactcattgggttgttaggcatattctgtccaaatttggtgtcaattcgtccagtggtttttgagttatgttaatcccacaaacgaacattacatttatatatatatagactagctgtacctgccacgcgttgctgtggccaaccttccctccctctttttctccttctttctttctctccttccttccttccttccttccctccctcgctctttccttccttccctctttttctttcccttcttctttcttccttctctacctgtttcttttcttgcttcctttgctctttggttccatccttccttgtttctttccttccttccatccttccctccctctttcacttttttatttcattctctccctccttctctacccttctttctttccttctttatctccttccttccctccctccttccttctctaccctccttcccttctttctctccttccctttctctccctccttctctctttccttccttctctccttccctccttctcttcctctttctctccctccttccttctctatccttttttccttccttctctccttccctcctccttctctccctccttcctctctacctttctttctttccttccttctctcctttcctcctcctctttctctccctccttccttctctatcattttttccttccctctttctctccctccttcctctctacctttcttcctttccttctttctctccttccctccttctctacccttctttacttccttctcttcctccttccttcctcccttctttctgtgtatgtgttttgtgtgtgtatgcatatatgtatgtatatatgtgtgtatatatgttttgcgtgtgtgttgtaatgtaatttttttgctttttaaagtcccttctgctgtgttttccagtgtttttatgagtgatggtcacttgttggcctgaggggtgtcttatgtccaaacctggtgtcaattcatccagtggtttttgagttatgtgtgtatatatttgtgcatatgtgtatatatgtgcgtttGCGTATATAtctgtggttttgcgcatgcgctgtagcatctttttgcttttttggctttttaagtcccttccactgcgtttttcagtctttttatgactgatggtcactcgttggcctgagaggtctattgtgtccaaatctggtgtcaattcatcctgtggtttttgagttatgttaatcccacaaatgaacattatctttttatttatacagattattattattattattattattattatgtaacccCCTCTTGTTGGAATCGCGTTCAGGAGTGCGTCTATCCCACTCTTCCGCTCCGCCTCCATTACCTTGTAGTTCAGGATCTCATTCATCCGCCTGGAAGCCTCGGTGGTGAAGGACTCGGGGAAAAGTTTCTTGGGCACGACGCCATGTTTCTCTGCAAAGCAACAAGCGTTCAAAGGCGATCAGCGAGGGACGGAAGGAGCATTCTGCCCCAGCACAACCTGAGCTGATTTTAGATTAAGGACATATTGTCCAAGAGTGGGGCAGGGCACTCCACGCTATTTACTTCTATTTACTTCTCTCTCCCTTTGGCGTAGGAAAGGAGAATCGCAACTGCTGGCTGAATGGCCTGGGTTGGATTCCGACACCATCTCAGGTGATGGCTGGAAATTTTGGCATGACCTTATCAATCAGTGCTAACAAACCTGATTTGGTTTTTCTTGTCTGCTTGCCGCCTTCTTACCAATTAGGTTGACCAGCATATCCCATTGTCCACCATCACTGCAAGGATTGGCCAGCAGGAACTGCACCAGCCGGCTGTCCACAGGCTCATTCTTCGCCGTCTTCACATAGGCGTCCAGAAAATAGTAACAGCGCTCCACCTGGGATTAAAAGTAGACAAAACACAACGCTGGGGTGATTACTCTATATACAGTTACaagcatccgacttacaaacaacccctagttatgttaatcccacagggGTGAGACATCAAATGAGAGAAATCTGGATTTCACTTTAGTCAAGGAAGATTCACAAGTGCTCCGCAACTGACAAAACTGTCAATACAACATGTCTATCGTGTTCTTGGAGGCTCATCCGGGATtatcatcatggggaaaaggggtctccactgaagctttatccccagtacttgtttaatgattttaatttatagttacaggTCAGTGTttagttattgtgattttattttattactagctgtcccctgacatGCGTTGCGGTGtatatgaatatatgtgtgtggcgCATATATatcagggttgaatgaaaagtaatgcctccaccttcgtaactcctcaacagatggcagtactggtatgcggcaggtactggcttgttcagtagactcttctctacagttccattttggcgggaagccctagcattgaacagttgtgttgttaaagtgcgaagtatgaaaCCTGTGCaaatggtcagtcaatgcaacttaagcaatgtacgtggcaggtactggctttttcagtagactttcctcaacagttccattttggtgggaagccttagcattaaacggttgtgttgttaaagtgcgaagtatggagccCTGTGCAGACGgccagtcaatgcgacttaagcaacgtacatggcaggtactggcttgttcagtagactctcctcaacagttccattttagcaggaagtcttagcattgaacggttgagttgttaaagtgcgaagtatgaaaccctgcgcagtcggtcggtcaatgtgacttaagcaacgtgcagccattgaattcttgacagcagaaggtgtcaccccaaaggagattcatcagagaatgcaagctgtttatggtgattgtgttgatgtgagtactgtgcatcattgggcgagtaagtttaaagatattgaggggacaccttctgctgtcaagaattcagtgactgcacgttgcttaagtcacattgaccgaccgtctgcacagggttccatattttgtaCTTTAACaccacaaccgttcaatgctaaggcttcctgccaaaatggaactgtagaggagagtctactgaacaagccagtacttgtcgtacaccagtactgccatctgttgaggagttacaaaggtggatgCATTATTTTGACCACTAGCTCCCAGAAattgacacaactggacttaatgtcaggggaaacgtttacctttactatagggGGGTATTATTGAAATGTTTGGAGAGATGTATGTGCGGGATGTCAGATTGTCTTGGCGAGGCCTTGATTAAGAGGCAGGCTTCCTCCCAACGCGTCTCTGTGTTTCAATGTTCCTCCAGCTGTCAGCCTTCCAACCCCCTGGAGCTAACCCTTTCTCTGCAACTATCACCACAAATCTTGTGGCTGCAAGTTGGAAAGAGTAATTACAGGGTGTACGGAGAAGTTACTTCCTTCTGCCAAAGGTATCACTCCATCAGCAAATTCCGTCATGATGGGAGAAGCGCCACGGCTCCCCACAATCCCTTTGCCGCCCGTGCCCTCTTTCCACACCAGAAATAAAGCTACAAAGCTGTGATTTGTATTCCAAATTATGTAAATGCCTGATGATTATTTATACAACATCATTATTTCACATTGGTTCAGCCTCCCGctcacagggccttctcagcagctgCTCCCAGGCTCTGAAATGTCCTTCCTAGAAGGACCAGAGTAGCTAAGCAGAGAAAGTCCTGATTAAGaattggatgggaggccaccaaggaATCCAAGTGCCATCTGATCTATTTTAGGGGAACTGGGAAGACCACACCTGTCGATCACTGAAAtccatgaggttgccataagccaacttgaaggcacagacacaCAGTACcacccataacaacaacaacagacctcacaacctctgaggatgcctggcatagatgcaggcgaaatgtcaggagagaatgcttctgaaacatggccaggcaccctgaaaatgcttctggaacatggccaggcagcctgaaaaattcacaaCAATCCAGTAGTTGTTGTGTACTCCTACGTGGCActattggggttggactggctggcccttggGTGTCTTTTGTAACTATGGTTCTGTCTCCATTCCTCTTGTTtacaaaacctcacaacctctaaggatgcctgccatagatgcaggagaaacgtcaggagagaatgcttttggaacatggccagacacctggaaaactcacaacaatcctgttgttgttgtgtactccTACGTGGAataattggggttggactggctggcccttggGTGTCTTTTGTAATTATGGTTGTATCTCCGTTCCTCTTGTTtacaaaacctcacaacctctaaggatgcctgccatagatgcaggagaaacgtcaggagagaatgcttttggaacatggccagacacctggaaaactcacaacaatcctgttgttgttgtgtactccTACGTGGAataattggggttggactggctggcccttggGTGTCTTTTGTAATTATGGTTGTATCTCCGTTCCTCTTGTTtacaaaacctcacaacctctaaggatgcctgccatagatgcaggagaaacatcaggagagaatgcttttggaacatggccaaacagcctggaaaattcacgacattcctattgttgttgtgtactccTATGTGGCataattggggttggactggctgtcCCTTGGGTGTATTTTGTAACTATGGTTCTATATCCGTTCCTCTTGTTTAcaagacttc
It contains:
- the BLMH gene encoding bleomycin hydrolase yields the protein MSSFPGLSLKKAEAFTLSLKAEPRYHLAQNVATCGDPLELCLERSVVQDTLQVFQHAIPAEGKPVTNQKNSGRCWIFSCLNVMRLPFMKKLNIEEFEFSQAHLFFWDKVERCYYFLDAYVKTAKNEPVDSRLVQFLLANPCSDGGQWDMLVNLIEKHGVVPKKLFPESFTTEASRRMNEILNYKMREYCHRLRNMVETGCNEDELCAAKDAMIEEVFRVVTICLGSPPKTFTWEYYDKEKNYHKIGPISPLDFYKEHVKPLFDMESKVCLVNDPRPKNEYNRLYTVEYLGNMVGGRKTLYNNQPIDLLKRVAAASIRDGEAVWFGCDVGKHFNSKLGINDINIFNHELLFGVSVKTLKKDERLIFGDSMMTHAMVLTAFSEEEDKEGSFEKWRVENSWGEERGNKGYLIMTDEWFSEYVYEVVVDRKHVPEEVLEVLRQEPIVLPAWDPMGALAK